The following coding sequences lie in one Caretta caretta isolate rCarCar2 chromosome 28, rCarCar1.hap1, whole genome shotgun sequence genomic window:
- the LOC142070237 gene encoding uncharacterized protein LOC142070237: MQAAGGEAFGDEAEEEAALPRDGDHKGPVTFEEVAVYFTREEWALLDPAQRALSRDVMQETYETVTSLGFPVSRTNVISQLERGEESCVADLHGSKKKVLPRAACIGRDLRLDSLGLPSGVGMVSENEEEPQQEDAERVEAHGMLSGRSKGNDSGSCARPEKTKACESQQRPEENFGSQSDLITRERMNLEGTRYTCLECGISFKGSSDLLRHQRIHRGEKPYACCVCGKCFKQSSHLIAHKRIHIDEKPYGCPECGKHFKQSSHLITHWKIHTGEKPYGCPECGKHFKQSSHLITHRKIHTGEKPYGCPECGKHFKQSSHLITHRKIHTGEKPYGCPECGKHFKNSSHLITHWKIHTGEKPYGCPECGKHFKQSSHLITHRKIHTGEKPYGCPECGKHFKQSSHLITHRKIHTGEKPYGCPECGKHFKQSSHLITDRKFHTGEKPYGCPECGKHFIDSSSLLSHQRIHTGERPYTCSECGNASVIAQPLPLIRESTPVRGPTYALSEKPYGCPECGKHFKQSSNLIRHRRIHTGEKPYGCRECGKHFNQSSALITHQRIHTGERPYTCSECGRSFNQRSTLIRHQKIHMGVICNKCLD, translated from the exons gggccggtgaccttcgaggaggtggctgtgtatttcaccagggaagagtgggctctgctggaccccgctcagagagccctctccagagacgtcatgcaggagacctatgagactgtgacctcgctgg ggtttccagtttccagaactaatgtgatctcgcagctggaacgaggggaggagtcgtgcgtcgcagaccttcatggctctaagaaaaaagtgctcccgagagctgcttgcatag gcagagacttacgtctggattctctcggtctcccgtcaggtgttgggatggtgagtgaaaacgaggaggaaccccagcaggaagatgctgagcgagtagaagcccatgggatgttgtcaggaaggtccaaagggaatgattctgggagctgtgcacgcccagaaaaaacaaaagcctgtgagagtcagcagaggccagaggaaaacttcggtagccagtcagaccttattacacgtgagagaatgaacttggaaggaacacgctacacatgcctcgagtgtgggataagcttcaaagggagctcggaccttctcagacatcagagaatccacaggggtgagaaaccttacgcatgctgtgtgtgtgggaaatgcttcaagcagagctcgcatctcattgcacataagagaatccacatagatgagaaaccttatggctgccctgagtgtgggaaacacttcaagcagagctcacaccttattacacattggaaaatccacacgggtgagaaaccttatggatgccctgagtgtgggaaacacttcaagcagagctcacaccttattacacatcggaaaatccacacgggtgagaaaccttacggatgccctgagtgtgggaaacacttcaagcagagctcacaccttattacacatcggaaaatccacacgggtgagaaaccttatggatgccctgagtgtgggaaacacttcaagaacagctcacaccttattacacattggaaaatccacacgggtgagaaaccttacggatgccctgagtgtgggaaacacttcaagcagagctcacaccttattacacatcggaaaatccacacgggtgagaaaccttacggatgccctgagtgtgggaaacacttcaagcagagctcacaccttattacacatcggaaaatccacacgggtgagaaaccttatggatgccctgagtgtgggaaacacttcaagcagagctcacacctaatTACAGATCGGAAattccacacgggtgagaaaccttatggatgccctgagtgtgggaagcacttcattgacagttcatccctcctctcacatcagcgaatccacacaggggagaggccctacacatgctctgagtgtgggaacgCTTCCGTTATAGCTCAGCCCTTACcactcatcagagaatccacaccggTGAGAGGCCCTAcatatgctctga gtgagaagccttatggatgccctgagtgtgggaaacacttcaagcagagctcaaaccttattagacatcggcgaatccatacgggtgagaaaccttatggatgccgtgagtgtggcaaacacttcaatcaaagctcagcccttatcacacatcagcgaatccacacaggagagaggccctacacgtgctctgagtgtgggagaagcttcaatcagcgctcaacccttattagacatcagaaaatccacatgggagtgatctgtaacaaatgccttgactag